The following proteins come from a genomic window of Paucimonas lemoignei:
- the zraS_1 gene encoding ATPase, whose translation MEGAKAASSEGSIEPVNGAITPDEPLDAALRALGVKQAEQDDLVGKLEIAQTQLLQSERLASIGQLAAGVAHEINNPVGYVFSNLKTLAGYVDDLLRIIDAVDTVANLDELRQLKLSLEYDYIRNDVEALIVESEDGIDRVKKIITALKDFSHIEEEEFLEADLLRGFESTLNMVNNELKYKAEVVREFAVLPQVQCIPSQINQVVMNLLINAAHAIDQFGVITLRCGHAGEWVWVEVQDTGKGIEPQVLKRIYDPFFTTKPVGQGTGLGLTLSYNILQKHHGRFEVHSEPEQGSRFRFWLPVRQPGQ comes from the coding sequence ATGGAAGGCGCGAAAGCTGCTTCCTCCGAGGGGTCTATCGAGCCGGTCAACGGCGCGATAACGCCCGACGAGCCGCTGGATGCTGCGCTGCGTGCCCTGGGGGTCAAGCAGGCAGAACAGGATGATCTGGTCGGCAAGCTGGAGATCGCCCAGACGCAACTGCTGCAATCGGAGCGCCTGGCGAGCATTGGGCAGCTTGCGGCCGGTGTGGCGCATGAAATCAATAACCCGGTGGGTTATGTCTTTTCCAACCTCAAAACCCTGGCCGGTTATGTCGACGATCTGCTGCGCATTATTGATGCGGTCGATACCGTCGCGAATCTGGATGAGTTGCGCCAGCTCAAACTCAGCCTGGAATATGACTACATTCGCAATGACGTCGAAGCCTTGATTGTCGAATCCGAAGACGGCATCGACAGGGTCAAGAAGATCATCACCGCCCTCAAGGATTTCTCGCATATCGAAGAAGAGGAATTTCTCGAGGCCGACTTGCTGCGCGGTTTTGAGTCGACCTTGAACATGGTCAACAACGAACTCAAATACAAAGCCGAAGTGGTCAGGGAGTTTGCCGTCTTGCCGCAAGTGCAGTGCATTCCCTCGCAAATCAATCAGGTGGTGATGAACCTGTTGATCAATGCCGCCCACGCCATTGATCAGTTCGGGGTCATCACCCTGCGTTGCGGCCATGCAGGGGAGTGGGTCTGGGTGGAGGTGCAGGACACCGGCAAAGGCATTGAGCCGCAAGTGCTCAAGCGCATCTATGACCCGTTCTTCACCACCAAACCGGTTGGGCAGGGGACGGGGCTGGGGCTGACCCTTTCGTACAACATTTTGCAAAAGCACCACGGTCGGTTCGAGGTCCATAGCGAGCCGGAGCAAGGTTCGAGGTTTCGCTTCTGGTTACCGGTGCGTCAGCCGGGCCAGTAG
- the cph2_8 gene encoding sensory box protein has product MRNGHVVSQIYIHLVAFALAAFSVVGLYGFLFIDAASRLKVQSLSDVAVAGLLVAAGLLSAAHHRHRLSVLFASLLIMLSVYTVVHNLAVPSLEWGTSWATGLLRMHSPLAVVLGITGLVMACAHRSVPGKWLARGCGVGLVVVILLTHVTSWWTGLSIEQIGFRTELNYIVHLFLIFISVALVLLPQLPDNRSQLMDRLTVAAGISGAFTTVISWFLLSQQHFANQDPADSFAVTYLPNLILGLGLIFSFLIMTSQRLARLALKHAEHLRLANHALQDSLREQASLQALNQRIVEFSEDILCSLDEHCRFTQLSPSTMIVLGYRPEDMLGQSIFDYLVAEDQAPTQTILRAMIDGGERHHFRCSFRRQDGVVVHLHWTGRWSASERTLFAMAHDVTPLVGSESFYRSLFAFNPDPVYSFDLDGRLTSVNRAGCSLADYNEDELLGEHLSVLMHNEDSSTLADYVTTAISGGTLRDEGLLRTRGGQLIDVGLTHLPIIIDEKIVGGFGIAKDFSYRNHTLRALREALQHSEHQAELLGGLSETAVNINSIINSHNQSDTLLDYMAERLRLLLGAHQSVIHLSPTAEGAPGIYSTSLSEKYPTHPQDHWISDELEFSAKIRDTNQPILLTRDQLRNDSRWHSQDVEGAGSGATRRGWLAVPLKDHDGTNLGLLQLSDKYEGDFDQDDLAIAQQFAQMAVAVMKNSQLVQKVLAGERRLKTQLEFTSAITNSVSEGLLAVNRHGVLTFINPTAANLLNQPAQALLGQALGHYLPLALSDSEHSARTSSYHGEVSQGLSPQGERYLAFDSAPLINDEGPQGWVVALRDISEQKRFESELAYNASHDVLTGLPNRALLEDRLVQCCAFSVRYKRSLAVMFIDLDGFKPINDSLGHSVGDLILIEVARRMEQQVRPGDTVARMGGDEFVIILPDLEKDEDVLLVAKRVIEHIGRVYTIDGTQLQITASMGITLSDGRIEQPMHLIQQADLAMYKAKQQGKNNCQWYTEDLNQKVSERVYLRNELQKAIEAQDLQLYYQPQVDARSGRVTGYEALMRWQHAERGFIPPIQFIPVAEDTGQIIPMSEWAITTACQQARQLFDLGWRNQVMAVNISPMQFGRVNFVNFVKTTLEQTRLPAELLELEITESVLMDNAEKAIETLHALKAIGVHIAIDDFGTGFSSLSYLKRLPIDKVKIDRSFVGEIISDRSDAAIAQGIISMAHHLGLKVIAEGVENEPQVDFLKRNQCDTFQGYYFAKPMPFSALEVFLVEQQATLQLMRPANAITAGGQTLLLLDDEVNILRALSRVLRRDGYQILVARNAQDAFALLAKHEVHVILSDQRMPEMNGTEFLSRVKDLYPDTVRIVLSGYTDLKSVTDAINQGAIFKFLTKPWDDKELRSTVAQAFQHRELIKV; this is encoded by the coding sequence ATGAGAAATGGTCACGTCGTCAGCCAGATCTACATCCACCTGGTTGCCTTTGCCCTGGCCGCATTCAGCGTGGTGGGCCTGTATGGATTCCTGTTCATCGACGCCGCCAGCCGCCTCAAAGTGCAGAGCCTGTCGGATGTGGCCGTGGCAGGTTTACTGGTTGCCGCAGGGCTGCTCAGCGCTGCCCACCATCGGCACCGGCTCAGCGTCTTGTTTGCCAGCCTGCTGATCATGCTAAGTGTCTATACCGTCGTGCATAACCTGGCGGTGCCGAGTCTTGAGTGGGGCACCTCGTGGGCCACCGGCCTGTTGCGCATGCACAGCCCGTTGGCGGTGGTATTGGGCATCACGGGCCTGGTCATGGCGTGCGCACATCGCAGCGTACCGGGCAAATGGCTGGCCAGAGGCTGCGGCGTCGGGCTGGTGGTGGTGATCCTCCTGACACATGTCACCTCCTGGTGGACAGGGCTGAGTATCGAGCAGATCGGGTTTCGCACTGAGCTCAACTACATCGTTCATCTGTTCCTCATATTCATCAGCGTTGCGTTGGTGTTGCTGCCGCAGTTGCCGGATAACCGCAGCCAGCTCATGGATCGCCTGACTGTGGCGGCGGGCATCAGCGGGGCTTTCACCACGGTCATCAGCTGGTTTCTGCTCAGTCAGCAACACTTTGCCAATCAGGACCCGGCCGACAGCTTCGCCGTGACCTATCTGCCCAATCTGATCCTGGGCCTTGGGCTGATTTTCAGTTTCCTGATCATGACCAGTCAGCGTCTGGCGCGCCTGGCACTCAAGCATGCCGAACACCTGCGGCTGGCCAACCATGCCCTGCAGGACAGTCTGCGAGAACAGGCCAGTCTGCAGGCGCTGAACCAGCGCATCGTGGAGTTTTCCGAGGACATTCTGTGCTCCCTGGACGAGCACTGCCGTTTCACCCAGCTGAGCCCGTCAACGATGATCGTGCTGGGGTATCGACCGGAGGACATGCTCGGTCAGTCGATCTTTGATTACCTGGTGGCCGAGGATCAGGCGCCGACCCAGACCATCCTGCGGGCCATGATCGACGGCGGCGAACGGCATCATTTTCGCTGCAGCTTCCGCCGCCAGGATGGCGTCGTGGTTCACCTGCACTGGACCGGGCGCTGGTCGGCCAGCGAGCGCACGCTGTTTGCCATGGCTCATGACGTGACACCGCTGGTGGGCAGCGAAAGTTTTTATCGCTCGCTATTCGCGTTCAACCCCGATCCGGTGTACTCCTTCGATCTGGATGGCCGCCTCACCAGCGTGAACCGCGCCGGTTGCTCGCTTGCCGATTACAACGAAGACGAGCTGCTGGGCGAACATCTGTCGGTGCTGATGCACAACGAGGATTCTTCGACACTGGCCGATTACGTCACCACGGCCATCAGCGGCGGCACGTTGCGAGACGAAGGGCTGCTGCGCACCCGTGGTGGGCAGTTGATCGACGTGGGCCTGACTCATTTGCCGATCATCATTGATGAAAAGATTGTCGGCGGCTTCGGCATCGCCAAGGATTTCAGCTATCGCAATCACACCTTGCGGGCGTTGCGCGAGGCGTTGCAGCATTCCGAGCACCAGGCCGAGCTGTTGGGTGGGCTGAGTGAAACGGCGGTGAATATCAACAGCATCATCAACAGCCATAACCAGAGCGACACCTTGCTCGACTACATGGCTGAACGCTTGCGCTTGCTGTTGGGGGCGCACCAGTCGGTCATCCACCTGAGCCCGACGGCCGAGGGTGCCCCCGGCATCTACTCGACTTCGTTATCGGAAAAATACCCCACCCATCCTCAGGATCACTGGATCAGTGATGAGCTGGAATTCAGCGCGAAGATTCGCGACACCAATCAGCCGATTCTGCTCACCCGAGACCAGCTGAGGAACGACTCGCGCTGGCACAGCCAGGATGTTGAGGGCGCCGGGTCCGGAGCTACCAGGAGGGGGTGGCTGGCCGTGCCGCTCAAGGACCACGACGGCACCAACCTGGGCCTGCTGCAGCTGTCGGACAAGTACGAAGGTGATTTCGATCAGGACGATCTGGCCATCGCTCAACAGTTTGCGCAGATGGCCGTGGCGGTCATGAAAAACAGCCAGTTGGTGCAAAAGGTGTTGGCGGGCGAGCGGCGCTTGAAGACCCAGTTGGAATTCACCTCGGCGATCACCAACAGCGTCAGTGAAGGGCTGTTGGCAGTGAATCGCCACGGCGTACTGACGTTCATCAATCCCACGGCGGCCAACCTGCTGAATCAGCCGGCACAGGCGCTGCTGGGGCAGGCTCTGGGGCACTACCTGCCGCTGGCGCTCAGTGACAGTGAGCACAGCGCGCGCACCAGCAGTTATCACGGCGAAGTGAGCCAGGGCCTGTCGCCTCAGGGCGAACGCTACCTGGCCTTTGACAGCGCACCGTTGATCAACGACGAAGGTCCGCAGGGCTGGGTGGTGGCGCTGCGGGATATTTCCGAACAGAAGCGCTTCGAGTCCGAACTTGCCTACAACGCCAGCCACGATGTGCTGACCGGGTTGCCCAATCGGGCCCTGCTGGAAGATCGTCTGGTCCAGTGCTGCGCGTTCAGCGTGCGCTACAAACGCAGCCTGGCGGTGATGTTCATCGACCTGGACGGTTTCAAGCCGATCAACGACAGCCTGGGGCACAGTGTCGGTGACCTGATCCTGATTGAAGTGGCGCGGCGCATGGAACAGCAGGTCCGACCTGGCGACACCGTGGCACGCATGGGCGGCGACGAGTTCGTCATCATCCTGCCGGACCTGGAAAAAGATGAGGACGTGTTGCTGGTCGCCAAACGCGTGATCGAGCACATCGGCCGGGTCTATACGATTGACGGTACGCAGCTGCAGATCACCGCAAGTATGGGCATCACCCTGAGCGACGGGCGCATCGAACAGCCCATGCACTTGATCCAGCAGGCTGACCTTGCGATGTACAAGGCCAAGCAGCAGGGCAAGAACAACTGCCAGTGGTACACCGAGGACCTCAATCAGAAAGTCAGTGAGCGGGTGTACTTGCGTAACGAGCTGCAAAAAGCCATCGAAGCCCAGGACTTGCAGCTGTATTACCAGCCGCAGGTGGATGCCCGCAGTGGCCGGGTCACGGGCTATGAAGCCTTGATGCGCTGGCAGCATGCCGAACGCGGCTTCATCCCGCCGATTCAGTTCATCCCGGTGGCCGAAGATACCGGGCAGATCATCCCCATGAGCGAGTGGGCGATCACCACGGCCTGCCAGCAGGCCCGCCAGCTATTCGACCTGGGCTGGAGAAACCAGGTCATGGCGGTGAACATCTCACCGATGCAATTTGGGCGGGTGAACTTCGTCAATTTTGTCAAAACCACGCTCGAACAGACCCGCTTGCCCGCCGAACTGCTGGAGCTGGAGATCACCGAGTCGGTGTTGATGGACAACGCTGAAAAAGCCATCGAAACCTTGCACGCGCTCAAGGCCATCGGCGTGCATATCGCCATTGATGACTTCGGCACCGGGTTTTCGAGCCTCAGTTACCTCAAGCGCCTACCCATCGACAAGGTCAAGATCGATCGATCTTTCGTGGGCGAGATCATCAGCGATCGCAGTGACGCGGCCATCGCCCAGGGCATCATTTCCATGGCCCATCACCTGGGCTTGAAGGTGATTGCCGAAGGCGTGGAGAACGAGCCTCAGGTGGACTTCCTGAAAAGAAACCAGTGCGACACGTTCCAGGGCTACTACTTTGCCAAGCCAATGCCATTCAGTGCGCTGGAAGTGTTCCTGGTCGAGCAGCAGGCGACGCTGCAACTGATGCGCCCGGCCAATGCCATCACGGCAGGCGGGCAAACCTTGCTGCTGCTGGATGACGAGGTCAATATCCTGCGCGCCCTGAGCCGGGTCTTGCGTCGCGACGGCTATCAGATCCTGGTGGCCCGCAACGCCCAGGATGCGTTCGCGCTGCTGGCCAAACATGAGGTGCATGTGATCCTGTCTGACCAACGCATGCCGGAAATGAACGGCACCGAGTTCCTGAGCCGGGTCAAGGACCTGTATCCGGACACGGTACGCATCGTGCTTTCGGGCTATACCGATTTGAAGTCGGTCACGGATGCCATCAACCAGGGCGCGATTTTCAAGTTCCTCACCAAACCCTGGGACGACAAGGAATTGCGCAGCACCGTGGCTCAGGCGTTTCAGCATCGGGAACTGATCAAGGTGTAG
- the ligD gene encoding ATP-dependent DNA ligase, protein MSAALDEYNRKRDFDATSEPSGNEAKGRRGASKTKTSTKAAHALQFCIQKHDASRLHYDFRLELDGTLKSWAVPKGPSLDPKAKRLAVHVEDHPISYATFEGSIPEGHYGAGDVIVWDRGVWKPLSDPAEAYTKGRLKFELQGEKLAGVWNLVRTHMPGKQEQWFLIKHQDEFARPESDYDVVKAEPHSVLSERTIVEKQAAKKSPKKSSAKTAEPKPASPKPVEKVGKAAAAESATASKKSSGKTLLANAEPAAIPDSIKPELATLVDSAPEGDWRYEIKFDGYRVMARINDGKVQLFTRNGHDWTHKLPRQAEALASLDLESAWLDGEMVVANEQGVPDFQSLQNAFEAGSSDAISYYLFDMPYLNGMDLRQVPVEQRRAALAKVLERSEDPVLRFSEDFAETPDALLNTACQMKMEGLIGKRTGSAYVSRRSGDWIKLKCKRRQEFVVVGFTEPKGARSKFGALLLGLHDADSGELRYAGKVGTGFNEATLSSIHQQLTPLEVKKPAVINPPTGFEAKGVHWLKPQLLAEVAFAEITQDGSVRHAVFHGLRTDKPARSITEERPATPARQKKTASKTAAHSAKAKTTAAEAEAQPKPEPKPKPKSNAKPKAEETKTTEPALTGKVRLTHPERIIDPVSGATKRDLADYYIRISEWLLPQLKNRPVALVRAPEGITGELFFQKNADRLSIPGIETMGKEYTGHPMMLINNLEALIGAVQMSTIELHTWNAVSKDLERPDRFILDLDPDPALPWKSMVEATQLTLTVLDELGLKSFLKTSGGKGIHIVVPLTPKADWDAVKDFSHAIVKHIAKLLPERFSAVSGPKNRVGRIFIDYLRNGLGATTICAYAPRTREGLPVSVPIFREEIKELKGANTWTIHNIHQRLAELDSDPWADLAKTRQTITAQMRTRVGMKG, encoded by the coding sequence ATGAGTGCGGCACTGGACGAGTACAACCGCAAACGCGACTTCGATGCCACGTCCGAGCCCTCGGGCAACGAGGCGAAAGGCAGGCGCGGTGCGAGCAAAACCAAGACCTCGACGAAGGCCGCGCATGCCTTGCAGTTCTGCATCCAGAAGCACGACGCGTCACGCCTGCATTACGATTTCCGCCTGGAGCTGGACGGCACGCTGAAAAGCTGGGCAGTGCCCAAAGGCCCGTCCCTGGACCCCAAGGCCAAGCGACTGGCCGTCCATGTCGAAGACCACCCGATCAGTTACGCCACGTTCGAAGGCAGCATCCCTGAAGGCCATTATGGCGCAGGCGATGTGATTGTCTGGGACCGAGGGGTATGGAAGCCGCTGTCCGACCCTGCTGAGGCGTACACCAAAGGCAGGCTGAAATTCGAGCTGCAAGGTGAAAAGCTCGCGGGCGTGTGGAACCTGGTCAGAACCCACATGCCCGGCAAGCAGGAACAGTGGTTTTTGATCAAGCATCAGGATGAATTCGCCCGGCCCGAGAGCGATTACGACGTCGTCAAAGCCGAGCCCCACAGCGTGTTGAGCGAACGCACCATCGTTGAGAAACAGGCCGCGAAAAAATCGCCGAAAAAATCCTCTGCAAAAACTGCTGAACCCAAACCGGCGTCACCCAAACCCGTCGAGAAAGTCGGCAAGGCAGCAGCGGCTGAATCGGCAACAGCCTCAAAAAAGTCGTCAGGCAAAACCCTGCTGGCCAATGCTGAACCCGCAGCCATCCCCGACAGCATCAAGCCGGAGCTGGCGACGCTGGTGGACTCTGCCCCCGAAGGCGATTGGCGCTACGAGATCAAGTTTGACGGCTACCGGGTCATGGCCAGGATCAACGACGGCAAGGTCCAGTTGTTCACCCGCAACGGCCATGACTGGACCCACAAACTGCCTCGTCAGGCCGAGGCGCTGGCCAGCCTGGACTTGGAGTCCGCCTGGCTGGATGGTGAAATGGTGGTGGCCAACGAGCAAGGGGTTCCGGATTTCCAATCCCTGCAGAATGCCTTCGAGGCGGGCAGCAGCGACGCCATCAGCTATTACCTGTTCGACATGCCCTACCTCAATGGCATGGACCTGCGTCAGGTCCCGGTGGAACAACGCCGAGCCGCACTGGCCAAAGTGCTGGAGCGCAGCGAAGACCCTGTGCTGCGCTTTTCCGAGGACTTTGCCGAAACCCCTGATGCCCTGTTGAACACCGCCTGCCAGATGAAGATGGAAGGCTTGATCGGCAAGCGGACGGGCAGCGCTTACGTGTCCCGGCGCAGTGGCGACTGGATCAAGCTTAAATGCAAACGTCGGCAGGAATTCGTGGTAGTCGGGTTCACCGAGCCCAAAGGCGCACGCAGCAAGTTTGGCGCCCTGCTGCTGGGTTTGCATGATGCCGACAGCGGCGAGCTGCGCTATGCGGGCAAGGTCGGCACCGGCTTCAACGAAGCCACCTTGAGCAGCATCCATCAGCAATTGACGCCGCTGGAGGTCAAAAAACCTGCGGTGATCAACCCGCCCACCGGGTTTGAAGCCAAGGGCGTGCACTGGCTCAAACCGCAGCTGCTGGCCGAAGTGGCCTTTGCTGAAATCACCCAGGACGGCTCGGTGCGCCATGCGGTGTTCCACGGCCTGCGCACCGACAAGCCAGCCAGGTCGATCACCGAGGAGCGCCCCGCTACTCCCGCCAGGCAGAAAAAAACAGCAAGCAAAACCGCTGCACACTCAGCCAAAGCGAAAACCACGGCGGCCGAAGCAGAGGCTCAGCCCAAACCGGAGCCCAAACCGAAACCCAAGTCCAACGCCAAGCCCAAAGCTGAAGAAACCAAGACTACGGAGCCCGCGCTGACGGGCAAGGTGCGGCTCACCCACCCGGAACGGATCATCGACCCGGTCAGCGGCGCCACCAAGCGTGATCTGGCGGATTACTACATTCGTATCTCAGAGTGGTTGCTGCCACAGCTGAAGAACCGGCCCGTAGCCCTGGTCCGTGCACCGGAAGGCATCACCGGCGAGCTATTCTTTCAGAAAAACGCAGATCGCCTGTCGATTCCCGGCATCGAAACCATGGGCAAGGAATACACCGGGCATCCGATGATGCTGATCAATAACCTCGAAGCGCTGATTGGCGCGGTGCAGATGAGCACTATCGAACTGCACACCTGGAATGCCGTGTCCAAAGACCTTGAACGGCCGGACCGATTCATCCTCGACCTTGACCCGGACCCGGCTCTGCCCTGGAAAAGCATGGTCGAAGCCACGCAGCTGACCCTCACCGTGCTTGACGAGCTGGGCTTGAAGTCATTCCTCAAGACCAGCGGCGGCAAGGGCATTCACATCGTCGTGCCGTTGACCCCCAAGGCCGACTGGGATGCGGTAAAGGACTTCAGCCATGCGATCGTCAAACACATTGCCAAGCTACTGCCCGAACGGTTTTCAGCGGTGTCAGGCCCCAAGAATCGAGTCGGCCGGATTTTCATCGACTACCTGCGCAACGGTTTGGGTGCTACCACGATCTGCGCCTACGCGCCCCGCACCCGTGAAGGCCTGCCCGTGTCGGTGCCGATCTTTCGAGAGGAAATCAAGGAACTCAAAGGCGCCAACACCTGGACCATTCACAACATCCACCAGCGCTTGGCAGAGCTGGACAGCGACCCCTGGGCAGACCTGGCAAAAACCCGACAGACCATCACCGCCCAGATGCGCACGCGGGTGGGCATGAAGGGTTGA
- a CDS encoding membrane protein, with the protein MSKIITSAAAFHEEIEQETRIFASAKERLDFYRSEIHFETTNLSSRTNAYLTAQAFLVIAYASSMANLNPQWGVIFTMVVPVMLVIFGVVSSIMAWPGIKAACDIIDHWYYKQSGLLRSEPVIGMAYDDSPLFSAWESTDKGHKTALLFSKRTPWMFFVFWLCLGVFAVFVHIIYPST; encoded by the coding sequence GTGTCGAAAATAATCACGTCCGCTGCTGCTTTCCATGAGGAGATCGAGCAGGAAACCAGGATCTTCGCCTCTGCCAAGGAGCGTCTGGACTTTTATCGCAGCGAAATCCACTTCGAAACCACCAACCTGTCCAGCCGGACCAATGCCTACCTGACCGCCCAGGCATTTCTGGTGATTGCTTACGCCTCCAGCATGGCCAACCTGAACCCGCAGTGGGGCGTGATCTTTACGATGGTGGTGCCGGTGATGCTGGTGATCTTTGGTGTGGTCAGCTCGATCATGGCCTGGCCGGGTATAAAAGCGGCGTGCGACATCATCGATCACTGGTACTACAAACAAAGTGGGTTGCTCAGAAGCGAGCCGGTGATCGGCATGGCTTACGATGATTCGCCGCTGTTCAGTGCCTGGGAGTCCACTGACAAGGGCCATAAGACGGCGCTGCTGTTTTCAAAACGTACGCCGTGGATGTTCTTCGTGTTCTGGCTTTGCCTGGGTGTTTTTGCGGTGTTTGTGCACATCATTTATCCGTCGACCTAA